The proteins below are encoded in one region of Dromaius novaehollandiae isolate bDroNov1 chromosome 9, bDroNov1.hap1, whole genome shotgun sequence:
- the LOC135329235 gene encoding uncharacterized protein LOC135329235 — MVSLANRAPGVPTLRRAARSAARVSGPQESILEMDKERQASACSQPADGLPGARERRSERDRVEERNREIESIMRAFLRQLIGILYPLACEYAEVSRASAQASAHWSPHSEESDSISCHSVRSPGEHPGDGQGAAGKRLLPARERPPRLPGMQERRSEVGQQELHAAMQHSRTPAPSHQRDRLPSLPGPQSSRASEHGITKMVEDTSRDVTVQALHASTGLLKKAPLRHGETLPGRTHAGAETPHLPGLAPLPAKAARQAQGGPEASACKRAGATSQTKLPALETSGRSSPQGWANAMDAEAVSRRVLERMTKALERLATNSSEAAAKEHFPLVSGAGMALGSGKSLEEEELKPSQLSLPPLQKPKREICALPQAIQEHVRSLPESRPGSSPLVLGKARMLQDDGSRTPLALKSQQLSGSSSFGAGAQTVPERELRGTPACKERHEAWPSCLTVPRLPQSPSAVGFASTGQEMHQELVSKLPPAPRDACAQEVKAQCLDAVVQRQDLVLSKSSASQGADLQPPHLQVPPAEMPPEETASSPLQCAMAAKAVSDTAGLTSPPFAEVPPSSAEDIAARCHSEMAPPESPSPSLPEPAGLVESIIAEAGRQLRAESQGPAPHGPAPPAVALEDAGLGLEAHTIDAATPARPDQHQSTERGKSTAPAAQQRPDPHAHGGKRQVSGAGAPASPGKGAGTGTPQPAPAGQRPKQQPLGIICRVGGKPLRIHPDNTSQYLAVLSIKTETLEELNSSCLARTGQSLAQLREACLQRREQSLKESEGEQEQGEGKHFSLTASGSLNVKPKELLARNSFYNLWKPEVTRVELLKDARCKWEVLERLYAHAPRREREVGRGKRVPGALQEEQADWPSEEEHTDEELLQGEELEGKPSLCMTWVRPSLRSLFTDTETCPQKVPCSPNGKARDATGEATGDLQSTPLAPAVPRGAEAAAPALADGFQDAGDSASLAPSAFLSAGTKPEEASPAASIPPDGLIVLPFGMVC, encoded by the exons ATGGTGAGCCTGGCCAACAG AGCCCCCGGGGTCCccactctgaggagagcagctcgatCAGCTGCCAGAGTGTCAGGTCCCCAGGAGAGCATCCTGGAGATGGACAAGGAGCGGCAGGCAagcgcctgctcccagcccgcgGATGGCCTCCCAGGAGCGCGGGAGCGCAGGAGCGAG AGGGACAGGGTGGAAGAAAGGAACAGGGAAATTGAGAGCATCATGAGAGCGTTTTTGAGGCAGCTTATAGGGATCTTATACCCACTTGCCTGCGAGTATGCAGAGGTCTCGAGAGCAAGTGCACAAGCTTCGGCACACTGGAGTCCCCACTCTGAGGAGAGCGACTCGATCAGCTGCCACAGTGTCAGGTCCCCAGGAGAGCATCCTGGAGATGGACAAGGAGCGGCAGGCAagcgcctgctcccagcccgcgAACGGCCTCCCAGGCTCCCAGGCATGCAGGAGCGCAGGAGCGAG gtgggccagcaggagctgcacgcagcaatgcagcacagccGGACCCCGGCTCCGTCCCACCAAAGGGACAGGCTGCCTtcgctgcccggcccacagagctcaCGAGCCTCGGAACACGGCATCACAAag ATGGTGGAGGACACTAGCAGGGATGTCAcagtgcaagctctgcatgcctccaccGGCCTTCTCAAGAAGGCTCCTTTGAGGCACGGGGAGACACTGCCTGGCAGGACTCATGCGGGAGCAGAGACACCACATCTGCCCGGCTTAGCACCGCTCCcagccaaggcagctaggcaggcacaggGAGGCCCGGAGGCCTCTGCATGTAAAAGAGCAGGAGCTACAAGtcaaaccaagctgcctgctctggaaacaTCCGGCAGATCTTCTCCCCAAGGCTGGGCCAATGCCATGGATGCGGAAGCTGTGAGCAGGAGAGTCCTGGAGAGAATGACCAAGGCATTAGAGAGGCTGGCTACAAATTCCAGTGAAGCTGCTGCCAAGGAACACTTCCCGCTTGTTAGTGGGGCTGGGATGGCTCTGGGCTCAGGGAAGagcctggaagaggaggaactaaAGCCATCCCAGCTTTCCTTGCCTCCCCTTCAAAAACCCAAGCGGGAAATTTGTGCTCTTCCCCAGGCAATTCAAGAGCACGTCCGCTCCTTGCCTGAGTCCCGGCCTGGGTCTTCCCCAttagtgctgggaaaagcaaggatgttgCAGGACGACGGCAGCAGAACACCTCTTGCCCTGAAAAGCCAACAGCTCTCAGGAAGCTCCTCCTTTGGTGCAGGAGCACAGACCGTTCCTGAAAGGGAGCTGCGAGGCACACCAGCGTGCAAGGAGCGGCACGAGGCCTGGCCAAGCTGCCTGACAGTGCCAAGGCTGCCACAGTCCCCGTCAGCGGTGGGTTTTGCCAGCACTGGCCAAGAAATGCACCAGGAGCTAGTCAGCAAGCTGCCCccggctcccagagatgcctgtgcccaGGAGGTCAAGGCACAATGCTTGGACGCAGTGGTGcagaggcaggacttggtgctaaGCAAGTCCTCAGCATCCCAAGGGgcagacctgcagcctccccacctgcaagtgcccccagctgagatgcccccggaagaaacagcctcttctcccctgcagtgTGCGATGGCAGCCAAAGCTGTTTCAGACACGGCTGGACTCACCAGCCCTCCCTTCGCAGAGGTACCACCCAGCTCTGCAGAAGACATCGCTGCCAGGTGCCACAGTGAAATGGCCCCACCTGAGTCCCCATCGCCTTCCCTGCCGGAGCCTGCTGGCCTTGTTGAGAGCATCATTGCAGAAGCTGGCAggcaattgagggctgagagccaggggcctgccccacaTGGCCCCGCACCGCCTGCCGTGGCTCTGGAGGACGCGGGCCTGGGCCTCGAGGCACACACCATCGATGCAGCAACACCGGCAAGGCCAGACCAGCACCAGAGCACAGAGCGTGGCAAAAGCACAGCCCCCGCAGCTCAGCAAAGGCCTGATCCCCACGCTCATGGGGGCAAAAGGCAGGTCAGCGGGgctggtgcaccagcttccccaggcaagggtgcggggacggggacaccacaaccagcgccggcagggcagcgcccaaaacagcagcctttgggcaTCATCTGCCGCGTTGGAGGAAAGCCGCTGCGCATTCACCCGGACAACACCTCGCAGTACCTGGCAGTGCTGTcgatcaaaacagagacgctggaggagctcaacagcagctgcctggcccgcaccgggcagagcttggcccagctgcgggaagcctgtttgcagaggagggagcagagcctgaaggagagcgagggcgagcaagAGCAGGGCGAGGGGAAACATTTCTCCCTGACAGCCTCAGGATCCCTCAACGTCaaacccaaggag ctcctcgccagaaactccttctacaaCTTGTggaaaccggaggtgacgcgagtggagctcctcaaggacgcaaggtgcaagtgggaggtgctggagcggctgtatgcccatgcccccaggagggagcgggaggtgggaagaggcaagaGAGTCCCGGGAGCGCTGCAGGAGGAGCAAGCGGACTGGCCCAGTGAGGAAGAGCACACTGATGAAGAGCTTCTGCAAGGGGAGGAGCTAGAGGGAAAGCCCTCCCTGTGCATGACCTGGGTCAGacctagcctcaggagcctcttcacagacacagagacgtgcccccagaaggtgccctgctctcccaacggCAAGGCCAGAGACGCTACCGGGGAGGCAACgggcgacctgcagagcacgcctctcgccccagcagtgcccagaggagccgaggcagcggcacctgctttggccgatggctttcaggacgcgggggacagcgcgtctctcgccccatcagcatttctgagcgcAGGAACGAAGCCggaggaggcctcccccgcagccagcatccctccggat gggctcattgtgctgccctttggcatggtgtgctag